The genomic region AGCTCAACATCTCATTTCTGGTGCCGGAATGTCCCGCCACGGAGGAGGGGATCGTCGACCCCGGAAACACCCTGAAGGACGCCGTCGAGCGCCTAAAGCGCGGCGATGTGGGCGGTGTGTATCTGCCGAATACCCGCTGGTTCGCCGGGGAGGAAACAAAAGGGGAAGAGAGGGCGCGCTTTGCGGCGCATTTGGCGTCGCTCGCGGATGTGTATGTCAACGATGCGTTCGGCTCGTGGCAGCCCCACGCCTCGACCTTCGATGTGGCGCGTCTGCTTCCCTCATACGCCGGGTTTTTGATGCAGAAGGAGCTCATCGGGCTGAACGCGGTCCTCAATCCGAAACGGCCCTTTGTGGCGGTGGTGGCCGGCGCCAAGTACGATACGAAGATCGGCCCCGTCCGGGCCCTGTTCGATCGGGCCGATACCCTGATACTCGGAGGGGTGATCTACAACACGTATCTGGCGGCCCGGTACAATACGGGGATCGAGGGGGTGTCTGACGACGAGAAGGCCCTGGCGAGAGAGGTCATTTCCCTTGACGAGAAGATGGGGAAGATCCTGGAGCCTCGGGCGGTGACGGAATCGGATGTTGTGGACGAGCGGGTAGAGGGGAAGTACCGCACCGTCGATCTTGACGACATACACGGCGGCGGTACCTATCACTATTTCCTGGACGTGGCCCCGGCAGCCTTTGAAGATCCAGGGCTGAAGGAGGCCATCGGCGGGGCGAAAACCATCTTCGTCAACGCCGTTATGGGATTCGCACCCCATTTCATCGACGGGTCCAGGGCGCTGTACGACCTCATCGACAAGAATCGGGACGCCATGAAGCTCTTCGGCGGCGGGGATACTCTCGCCACGTTTAAGAAGGTGCTCCCGGATGCGTATCGGAACGGCATCGAGGACGACACATACTATTTCTTCACCGGAGGGGGCGCCGTGCTGAAGGTGATCGAGGAAGGTGATCCCTACGCCCTGGAGCCGGTCCGCGCACTGATGGAATCGGGGAAATAAGGCCCCGATCTCTCCCTTTGCCGGGGATGTGCGGGAGATTCGGGGGTGGGGCCGTGGACAAAATATCCAAGCGAATATGGTGTACGGGGCTGTTCGAGCTGATCTTTCCTCCGGTATGTATCGTCTGCCGGGATCCATTATCTACGCATGAACACACTCTCTGCCGTGTTTGCCGCGCCAGGATATCCCGGATCACATCCCCCCTGTGCACGATGTGCGGCAGGCCTTTTTTCGCGGCGGACGATCGGGATCGATTGTGCGGCGGCTGCATCTTGTCGCCTCCCCCCTTTGATGTCGCCCGGTCGCTGGGGGCCTACGGAGATGTGCTGTTGTCGGTTATTCAACTCTTCAAATATCACCGGCGCTTTCACCTGGCCGACACCCTGGTGCGGCTCATGACGGACACATCGTACCCCGGCCTTTCCCCCGACGAGTTCGATATCATCGTGCCGGTGCCGCTGCACAGGCGAAGACTTCGGGAGCGGGGATACAATCAATCGCTCCTTTTGGCCCGGGGGCTTGGGAAGATCTGGGGGATGCGTGTGGACGGGAGGGGGCTTGTACGAACCCGCTGGACGGAACCCCAGGTAAATCTGACCCCCACGGAAAGGGAGAGAAACGTCCGGGGGGCGTTTACCGTGCGCGGGCGTGAGGGGGGCGGACGTCGTGGACGCTCCTTGTATGAAGGGGCGTCGGTCCTGTTGGTGGACGACGTCTATACCACGGGCGCCACCGTACGGGAGTGCGCCCGGGTACTGATCGATTCCGGGGCGCGGCGGGTGGGGGTGCTGACTGCGGCGCGGGTCGTGGTGAAGTGACCGATCCGAATCGAGCGGACATCCATGATTTATGGAACCACCTCGATGGGTATCTCGATGGAGACGGTTCCTCCACCGACCATATCCCGTATGAAGAGTATCACCAGGTATGGGCCGGGTACGACGTTGTCGAACAGGGTGATATCGTTCGCCACGTTGATGGGCGTGCCGACTTCTGTTGGAACCGCGCGGGTGTCGATGATTTCCGGCTGGGCCAGGACCGCGTTCCCCTCCGCATCCAGCATCGCCAGGTCTTCCTGAATGTAGATGGTGCCGTCGGTATCGACCACGTAGTCGGTCAGGTCGAAGCGGATATGCACATCATCCCCTGGGGAAAATTCGGGGGGGCGCTTCGCCGGTCCCTCCCGGGACTCGGACACCACGACGTTTTCCGCGTCCAGACCCAGGGCGATAATACGGGGCCGGGAGCAGGAGACGCTCAGGACAAGGACAACCGCCAGCAGAACGAAGAGTGATGTGTGCAAAAATGCGTGTGTGCCGGCAGTACATCGGGGGGGACGCGTGTATTCGTATTGTTGCTTCATGCTTTTCCTATTGCGATTTATGGTTTCGTGTGATAATTTTGAAATTTTAACACCGGGCGGGCCGCGGTGCAAAGAGAAAAGACGCTGAAAGACCCAGAAAAAAGCAAGACGGGAGATACCAGGATACTGGTGGTGCGTCTTTCCGCCATCGGAGACGTCATTCGCACCCTTCCCGCCGTCTCCCTCATCAGGGAGAGGCTCCCCGGCGCCCATATCGCCTGGGTGACGGAAGAGGGCCCCTCAGGCGCCCTGGCCAATCGGGATGACCTGGACGAGGTCATCATCTTTCCGCCGCGCATCAAGGAGCTTGCAAAAAACCCCCTTTTTTTACCGTTATTGGTGAAGGAGTTTCTCGCATTTATGAAGGGGATACGCGCCCGGCGATACGATGCGGTGCTGGATTTTCACGGCCTGTTCAAAAGCGGGATCATCTCGTTGTTTTCGGGAGCTCCCGAGCGATACGGATATGCGCGGCCCTTCACGAAGGAGATGAATTTTCTGTGCAACAACAACAGGACGGCGCTTTCCAGGGAAAAGCTTTCCCGGGTGCGCCGAAACCTGGCGCTTGCCCGCTTCTTTTTGGGTGAGGCGGACGATGGCACCATCCCCGTGGTGTATCTGCAAAGCTCCGACGAGGAGAAGCGGGAGGTGGACAAGATCGAGGCGGAGGCGTTCTCCGGCAGGAGGCCCCGCATCATCGTCCACCCGGGGACGTCCCCCCGAACGCCCTACAAGCGGTGGCCGGCGGAGCGGTTCGCACTGGCTGCGGATATCCTCGTACGGAAGACCGGGGGCGAGGTGCTGGTGACCTACGGCCCCGGCGAGGAAGAGACCGCGAGGCGGGTCGTCGGCGCCATGAAGGAGGGGGGGGCGCTGCTCTCCCGCATGCTGACCCTCACGGGGCTTTCGGAGTTGTTTCGCCGGGCGGATGTCTGTATCGGCGGGGATACCGGCCCCATGCACGTGGCGTCCTTTTCGGCGACGCCGGTGGTCGTCGTCTTCGGCCCCACGGACCGGACGGAGAACGAGCCGTATCCGATCACCCCGTATCGAATCGTCTATTGTGAGACCGACTGCGCCCCGTGCCGAAAGAGAACCTGCACCGACGGCGCCTGTTTCGCCGGAGTCACGCCGCAGATGGCGGCTGACGCCGTGATGGAGCTCCTCGGCGATGGGCGGGCGG from Candidatus Zymogenaceae bacterium harbors:
- a CDS encoding phosphoglycerate kinase, whose product is MEQKLSPDLPLLQNADLKGRVVLVRVDHNVVKKGDIADPFRIEATIGTLSHIIEQGGLPVLMTHVGRPRDKKTGNITVSDATSVAPIVEYLKTKLNISFLVPECPATEEGIVDPGNTLKDAVERLKRGDVGGVYLPNTRWFAGEETKGEERARFAAHLASLADVYVNDAFGSWQPHASTFDVARLLPSYAGFLMQKELIGLNAVLNPKRPFVAVVAGAKYDTKIGPVRALFDRADTLILGGVIYNTYLAARYNTGIEGVSDDEKALAREVISLDEKMGKILEPRAVTESDVVDERVEGKYRTVDLDDIHGGGTYHYFLDVAPAAFEDPGLKEAIGGAKTIFVNAVMGFAPHFIDGSRALYDLIDKNRDAMKLFGGGDTLATFKKVLPDAYRNGIEDDTYYFFTGGGAVLKVIEEGDPYALEPVRALMESGK
- a CDS encoding ComF family protein; translation: MCGRPFFAADDRDRLCGGCILSPPPFDVARSLGAYGDVLLSVIQLFKYHRRFHLADTLVRLMTDTSYPGLSPDEFDIIVPVPLHRRRLRERGYNQSLLLARGLGKIWGMRVDGRGLVRTRWTEPQVNLTPTERERNVRGAFTVRGREGGGRRGRSLYEGASVLLVDDVYTTGATVRECARVLIDSGARRVGVLTAARVVVK
- a CDS encoding glycosyltransferase family 9 protein: MQREKTLKDPEKSKTGDTRILVVRLSAIGDVIRTLPAVSLIRERLPGAHIAWVTEEGPSGALANRDDLDEVIIFPPRIKELAKNPLFLPLLVKEFLAFMKGIRARRYDAVLDFHGLFKSGIISLFSGAPERYGYARPFTKEMNFLCNNNRTALSREKLSRVRRNLALARFFLGEADDGTIPVVYLQSSDEEKREVDKIEAEAFSGRRPRIIVHPGTSPRTPYKRWPAERFALAADILVRKTGGEVLVTYGPGEEETARRVVGAMKEGGALLSRMLTLTGLSELFRRADVCIGGDTGPMHVASFSATPVVVVFGPTDRTENEPYPITPYRIVYCETDCAPCRKRTCTDGACFAGVTPQMAADAVMELLGDGRADAAGGSP